The Actinomycetes bacterium genome contains the following window.
CCCGGCGGCGGTCTTGGGGTCGGTCGAGGCGATGTTGGGGTTGTAGCCGAGCGCCTTCATGAACGCGGCGAAGTCGGCCGAGCGGGCGGGGAACAGCTTCAGCAGCGCGCGGTAGGCGGCGTAGCTGATCGCCTTGCTCTTGCGGGCCAGGGTGCGTTCGGCGACCGGCCGCCGCAGCGAGCCGCCCAGGCGGGTGCCGACCGCGACCGGGTCGTAGGCCGCCCAGGCGTCGTACATGCTGGTGTGCACGATGGCGAGCGCCCGCGCGGTGATCGTGGGGCCCGGCTTCGTCGCCCGGACTGCCGCCAGGGTCTGCGCATCCCACCTGAGCACGACGTTGTCGCTGGGTGTCGGCCCGTAGGCGTCCAGGGGGTACAACGGGCCCGGACCGATCGGCAACGCGGGGTTGGGAAGGACATCATCGTCGTCCACGGTGACCTGGACGGTGAGGTCCGCCGCCGCGCTGCCGATGGTCGCAACGACAAGGGATGCGACCAGCACGATGGTCACCGTCAGCCTGCGTAGCATCACCAACCCCCCCTTTGACCGATTCTGGTGATCGCCGTCGGGCGCGGCCGGCCGCCGTTCGCGGTGGATCTGCCCGCACCGACCGCAGATGCGGACCCGAACGGACCGAACGGAACGCACGCCGGTCCGCACGGAGCCTCGGACTCCGGCGCGCGGAGTCTAGACAGACGCATCGACCAGACACAAATCCGGGAAACAGGCAATGCTTCCAGTTCACGGCCGAGCACGCCATCCGGAGGCCTTCACCACAACCTCGACACCCTGCAGCCGCTGGGCTTCGCGCTGCCAAGCAGCAACGATCGGCACGGCGTCGGCCAGCCCGGTCAGGTCTTTCTGCGATCGCCGGCAGCAGCAGGCCATACCCCAAGCCAACAAAGCCACCGTTAGGAGCCTGCCTGGGTACCGAGCATCCCGGCACGGTAGGGAGCCGGCAGCGGCTCGTGGCGGCGTTGGACAATCAGCGGCAGCCGTATAACGGTTTATGCGTCATACGAGCGGTTCTGGGGTGATTCGCGAACGGTGGCAGTCGGCAGGATCCACCCCTGCCGGGCCAAGCCGGTTCGCTAGTGGAACTCGTAGGCGCCCCGGTCGTCGAAGGCGCGCGGGCCAGCGCCGGTGTTGGGCGTGCCCGGAATGTCGACCCGGGCGTGGCCTTCCAGGTCGCTGGACTGCTGCCCGCTCACCCCGGAGTTGGCCGCGTCGATCGCGGGCGAGCCGGTGGTCAGGTGGAAGTTGTGCCCGCTCGCGCTCACGAACCTGGGGTCGGCCTGGCGGTCGTGGGTGCCCTGCCCGGTCGCCGAGCGGAACGCCGCCAGTGAGGTGTAGCTCGACGAGCCCCACACATACAGCGTGTCGGCACGGGTCAGCCAGGTGACGTTGTAGTCCACCCTCGAGCCCGACACAGAGTTCTTGTCGACGCGGATGTCACCGTGGGTGCGGGGGCTGCCAATACCGTTGTCGACCGAGATGTTGTTCTCGACCGTCGCGCCGGAGGAGCTGCCCTCGACGTTGATCCCGGCGGTGACGTTGCCGTAGACCGTGTTGCCGATGATCCGCTGACCGGTGACGTTCAGGTCGTCGATGCCGTGGTCGCCGTTGCCATAGGCGAGGTTGTTGACGATCAGCCCGTTCGAGCCGCCGGTGTAGGACTGGATACCGGTGTCTTCGTTGTCGTGACACCGATTGCCGATGATCGCGTTCCCCGGGGCACGCACGTCGATCCCGGGGGCGGCACGCACATAGCCGCGCGCGTTGGCGAAACTCTCGTTGCCCTTGACCGTGTTGCGGGTCGAGCCGTCGGTCAGGGAGATCCCGGCCTCGCTGTTGTGATCGGTGGTATTGCCCTGGACGAGCGAGTCGCTGGTGTTGTTCAGCTTGATGCCCTGGGCGGTCTGGCCCGACGCCGGGTGGCCCGCTCCGGTGACGTGGTTGCCGCTGATGGTGACGTGGCTGGCACCGATGGCGTAGATGCCAGCTCCCGAAGTGCCGGTGATGGTGAAGCCCTGGATGGTGACATAGCTCTTGGAGGAGATGGTGAACCCGTGCGTGCCGCCGTTGACGGTCACGCTCGCGCCGCTCGCTGACCGCACCACTACCGGCGCGCTCGAGCTGCCGGAGTGCCCCACCGAGACGCCGCCGCTGTAGGTACCAGAGGACACCAGCACGGTCTGGCCGCCGGTGGCCACGCTCGTACCCTTGCTGATCGTGCAGAACGGCTGTGAGGCGGTCCCCGAGCCGGAGTCGGTGCAAGCCGGGTCGCTCCGGTTGACATAGAGGGTCGACGGCGCGGCCCAGGCCGGCACCGCCAGCGCCACGGCAGCGAGCACAACAAGCCCGGCCAGACCGGCGAAGGCGGGCCAGACCAGACGGCGGGCGGGTGACGGCGCGCCAGGCCTTGTGAATATGCGCAGCTCCATGGGCCCCCCCCCGTGAACCGCCGGCGAATTGCCAGCATGCGCAGGGGCCCGATCGCCAACCATGCGCATCGGTGCCAATTCGACTACGGCGAACGACGGTGCCTGGTGTCTTCGAGAAGGCCATGAGCACAAAACTCCTGGGGAAGTCATCATGGTGCTTTGGTTGGAGCGTTGCGGCGGTCGGCCGTTATCGCAGACGAACGGCTGCGGCCCTGCCACCATTCTCGGCAACCTCGCCGTCCTGCACACCAAGACGACCGCGAGTACACCCGCACCTACCTGCGAGCGCGCCCTGGCCATCCACAAGGCCTGCCTCGGCCCCGGCTACCCCGACACCGCCTGCACCTCAACGACCTCGCCATCGTCTTGCACGGTCAGGGCGACCTCGAAGCCGCCCGCCCCTGATATGAGCAGGCCCTCTGGATCCGCGAGGCCCGCTTGCGCCCCGAACACCTGCACGCGGTGGCAAGCCGGCAGGCGCTTGCGGCGGTGGTCGCTGACATGGACAATCAGAAGTAGCCGTTTAACGGTTTATGCGCTATGCGAGTGGTTCTGGGGTGCTTCGTGAACGCTCGCGTGTAGAGCGTTTATCTTCCTGGAGTCTGAACGTCGCTGCTCACACGCCCGATGGGAGGCCAACTGGACCGGCTCCACCCGACCAAACATGGCGGCCCCCTGGTGTCGAACCTGCCAGCCCGCAACCCGACCTTCACCGGCTGCGCCGACCTGCTCGACCAGCTCCACCAGCGCTTTTCCCCCGGTCAGGCCGCTGCGGTTGTGCAGACCCAGGCGCAGACGCTGCACGGGCTGGGCGGGGTCGGCAAGACCCAGCTGGCCCTGGAGTACGCCCATCGCCATGCTGGCGACTACGACCT
Protein-coding sequences here:
- a CDS encoding right-handed parallel beta-helix repeat-containing protein codes for the protein MELRIFTRPGAPSPARRLVWPAFAGLAGLVVLAAVALAVPAWAAPSTLYVNRSDPACTDSGSGTASQPFCTISKGTSVATGGQTVLVSSGTYSGGVSVGHSGSSSAPVVVRSASGASVTVNGGTHGFTISSKSYVTIQGFTITGTSGAGIYAIGASHVTISGNHVTGAGHPASGQTAQGIKLNNTSDSLVQGNTTDHNSEAGISLTDGSTRNTVKGNESFANARGYVRAAPGIDVRAPGNAIIGNRCHDNEDTGIQSYTGGSNGLIVNNLAYGNGDHGIDDLNVTGQRIIGNTVYGNVTAGINVEGSSSGATVENNISVDNGIGSPRTHGDIRVDKNSVSGSRVDYNVTWLTRADTLYVWGSSSYTSLAAFRSATGQGTHDRQADPRFVSASGHNFHLTTGSPAIDAANSGVSGQQSSDLEGHARVDIPGTPNTGAGPRAFDDRGAYEFH